The DNA window taagaaacaaatccaaacgtttccccattttaacgatttaagccaaaagtttataaacgttacgaaacaaaaccaaacgtttacaaacgttacgaaacaaatcgaaatgtttataaacgttacgaaaaaatccaaacatttcaccattttagcgatttatgccaaacgtttacaaacgatacggaacaaatccaaacgtttcccctttttagcaatttagctaaacgttatgaaacaaatccaaacgtttacccattttagcgatataagccaaacgtttacaaacgttacgaaacaaatccaaacgtgtccccttttttgcgataagccaaacgtttacaaatattacgaaacaaatccaaacgtttacaaacattacgaaaaaaatccaaacgtttcaccattttagcgatttaagccaaacgtttatacgaaacaaatcccaacgtttcacctttttagcaatttagccaaacgtttacaaacgttacgaaacaaatccaaacgtttccccatttagcgatttaagcctaacatttacaaactttacgaaacaaatccaaaggtttcccctttttggcgattgaagccaaacgtttacaaatattacgaaacaaatccaaatgtttacaaacgttacaaaaaaaatccaaacgtttcaccattttacagatttaagccaaacatttatacgaaacaaatccaaacgtttacaaacgttgcgaaacgaatccaaacgtttccccattttagcgatttaagccaaacctttacaaacgttacgaaacaaatccaaacgtttctccttttttgcgattgaagccaaacatttacaagcattacgaaacaaatccaaacgtttcccctttttagctatttaagccaaacgtttacaaacattatgaaacaaatccaagcgtttcacctttttagcaatttaaaccaaacgtttataaaagttgtgaaataaattcacacttttcacctttttagcgatttaagcccaacgtttacaaacgttacgaaacaaatccaaatgtttccccattttagcgatttaaaccaaatctttcaaacgttacgaaataaatccaaacgtttacaaacaatacggaacaaaaacaaatgtttcacatttttatcaatttaagccaaacgtttacaaacttacgaaacaaatcaaaacgtttcacctttttagcgatttaatccaaacctttacaaacgttttagaacaaaaccaaacgtttcacattttttgagatttaagccaaacgtttacaaatgttacgaaacaaatccaagcgtttcacctttttagcgatttaaaccaaacgtttacaaaaattacgaaacaaatccaagtgtttcacctttttagcaatttatgtcgatcgtttacaaatgttgcgaaacaaatccaaacgtttaacctttttagcgatttaagcccaacgtttacaaactttacgaaacaaatccaaacgtttccccattttagagatttaggccaaatctttaaaacgttacgaaataaatccaaacgtttgcaaacaatacggaacaaaaacaaacgtttcatatttttatcaatttaagccaaatgtttacaaacattacgaaacaaatccaattgttacacctttttagcgatttaagcaaaacatatacaaacattacgacacaaatccaaacgtttccctattttagcgatttaagccaaaagtttacaaagattacgaaacaaatccaaatgtttcaccttcttaacgatttaatccatacgtttacaaatgtttagaaacaaaacataacgtttaaaacgttacgaaataaatccaaacatttcatattttttgcgatttaagtcaaacgtttacaaacattacggaacaataccaaatgtttcacatttttagcgatttaagccaaacgtttacaaatgttacgaaataaatcatagtgttacacctttttagcgatttaagccaaacctttacaaaagttacgaaacaaatccaagtgtttcacctttttagcaatttaatccaaacgtatacaaacattacggaacaaaaacaaacgtttcacatttttatcaatttaagccaaacgtttacaaacgttatgaaacaaatccaaaggtttcgcatttttagcgattgaagccaaacgtttacaaacgttacaaaacaaatccaaatatttccccattttagcgatttaagcaaaacgtttataaacgtaacgaaataaaaccaaacatttacaaacatttacaaaagttaagaaacaaagccaaatgtttcccaattttagcgttaagccaaacgttacgaaacaaatccaaacatttcacctttttagcgatttaagccaaacgttacgaaagaaatccaaacgtttcacctttttagggattgaagccaaacgtttacaaaggttaagaaacaaatccaaacgtttccccattttaacgatttaagccaaaagtttataaacgttacgaataaaaaccaaacgtttacaaatgttacgaaacaaatccaaatgtttacaaacgttacgaaaaaatccaaacgtttctccattatagcaatttatgccaaacgtttacaaacgatacgaaacaaattcaaacgtttcccctttttagcaatttagccaaacgttaagaaaagctacgaaacaaatccaaacgtttacccatttaagcgatttaagccaaacgtttacaaacgttacgaaacaaatccaaacgtttccccttttttgcgattgaagccaaacgtttacaaacattacgaaacaaatccaaacgtttcacctttttaacgatttaagccaaacgtttacaaacgttacgaaacaaatccaagcgtttcagctttttaaccatttaacccaaacgtttacaaatgttgcgaaacaaatccaaactattaacctttttagcaatttaagcccaacgtttacaaacgttacgaaacaaatccaaacatttccccattttagcgatttaagccaaatctttaaaacgttacgaaataaatccaaacgtttacaaacaatacggaacaaaaacaaacgtttaacctttttatcaatttaagccaaatgtttagaaacgttacgaaataaatccaaaagtttcacctttttagcgatttaatccaaacatttacaaaacgttatagaacattgcgaaacaaattccaaacgtttcccctttttagcgatttaagcccaatgtttacaaatgttacgaaacaaatccaaacatttccccattttagagatttaagccaaatatttaaaacgttacgaaataaatcaaaacgtttgcaaacaatatggaaacaaaaacaaacgtttcacacttttatcaatttaagccaaatgtttacaaacattacgaaacaaatccaaacgtttcacctttttagcgatttaagccaaacgtttacaaacgttatgaaacaaatccaaacgtttccttattttagcgttttaagcaaaatatatacaaacattactacacaaatccaaacgtttctctattttagcgatataagccaaaagtttacaaacatcgcgaaacaaatccaaacgtttcacctttttaacgatttaagccaaacgtttacaaatgtttagaaacaaaacaaaacatttaaaacgttacgaaataaatccaaacgtttctcatttttagcgatttaagtcaaacgtttacacacgttacggaacaaaaccaaatgttcacatttttagcgatttaagtcaaacgtttacaaacgttacaaaataaatccaagtgtttcacctttttagcgatttaagacaaacctttacaaacgttacgaaacaaatccaagtgtttagcaatttaagccaaacgtttacaaacgttgcgaagcaaatccaaacgttttaccttttttgcgatttaagcaaaacgtttacaaacgttagaaaaaaaaccaaatatttaacctttttagcaatttaagccaaatctttaaaacgttacgaaataaatccaaacgtatacaaacattacggaacaaaaacgaacttttcacatttttatcaatttaagccaaacgttcactacaaaaaatttgacttGTTGGGACGAACATAATTTATCACGTTAagcccaaaatttgtcacaacaacattattgtgactactttgtgacaaattttgttggtcagaacaaacaagtcacaataagtcaattttatagtttgtcaccataaattttctattgtgataaaattgttttgtcacattcatatttattgtgacgaaaatgtatatcacaagtaatcaaatcttgtcaaaatttgtcgtaatatacatcgacttctagtgacaaaacgctaataacatgacaacaaaatatttatcacaattcatataaatttatcactacatacaccgagttattagtgacaaaaagattatgcagtgacaaaaccatatttatcacaattaatatacatttttcACTACATACgacgagttattagtgacaaaaagattgtgaagtgataaaaaatatttatcacgaGTAATCTATCATaaagtgacgaaattaattgtcataataattaactaattgtgataaatttaatttatcacaacaagtaacttaacataatgtgacgagattaattgtcattataattagttagttgtgataaatttaatttatcacaataagtaatttaacataacgtgacgaaattaatcgtcattataattagttagttgtgataaatttaatttatcacaacacgtaATTTATGGACGAAATtgattgtcattataatttatcaacagtgacaaatttaatttatcacaataagtaatttatcataacgtgacgaaattaattgtcattttacatttgtcaacggtgacaaatttactttatcataacaagtaatttatcatagcataacgaaattaattgtcatcataattagttagctgtgacaaaaataatttatcacacCAAgtaaacgtgacgaaattaattatcattataattagttagtagTGATAAAATTATTTGTCATTATAACCgttgttttattatattatttccatttttatcgatactaaaataattgaatacggtaatttgttgctaaaatcaatgaataaaaaacaaaatcaattcaaatattacataaaattatcaatgaataagtctttaataatactaaaataaccgATTGTATGCAAACATATAAACTATTTGCTATAAAGGaaagaaactaaattaagcctaacttttgataTAGGAGACGTTCATCTTCTTTCATTCCAACAATTCCcatctgcaagaaaaaaaatacgtttattatatacaattttattttcaaactgacaaaattaagtgaataatttagaaattatataaagaaatatactatttttaacCAAACTAGTAGAGTTTATTCGTATCTCAGAAGCATAAACTCGATAAAATGCTAGATACTCGGCGAAGTTCAAGCATTTTCTCGAGTTACATTAATTCTGAAGACATTTGAACTCGAGGTAAGACATAAAACTCGAAGAGTTTCAAGCCTAACCTCGAGTTTGGACTTCTCCAGATATGAACTAACTCGAGGAAGGAAAAATACTCTTCGAGTTTCATGGATTCCTCGAGTTTTTCATTTCTGGAGAAGCTCATTTTCGAGGAAGGCTTTAAACTCGAAGTGTTTCAAGCTTAACCTCGAATTTATGGTGACATAATGTGAACCTTATGTTTatcttatgtcaaccttatgaaacacaaaataaacacaaaatagaaaaacaaacacgaattgcaaaaaaaaaatatggtaaaaaaaaaCACGAAAGACAATCTTTCCATTCCGGCAAAAGCattaaaacacatttctttTTGGAAAGAATACCTAAGAAATACTacagtttatctcatgttagtttgcttctctattcaaattgatatgtatgtcttatactgtttttaaattttatttagatgcagttttttaaaagtttttgtgaccgaatatgaaccttatgtcaaccgtatgttaaccttatgaaacacaaaataagcataaaatagagaaacaaaaacgaattgcagaaaatatatgagtaaagaataacttgaaaacaatattttcattcccgaaaaagcattgaaacacaattccatttgctaattatatcaattctctaaacaaaataaataaaacacaaaataaagaatcaattcaACTGAACCTTCATTAACATTTGTTTGTTTAGAGGACATGGTTTTAGTTTCACCAACCATATTAACTTCAGCAGCCACTAGTCCTTGAGTTGTGCTATCTTTTTCATCGATATAACTCTTTTTTTAGTACTAAGTGACATTGTTTAGAAGATCCTtgaaaagaattgaattgaatagCAAGTATGGTAAGAATTGTTTGTAATTCTTTCtataatattttgataagaaagaagaaacaactttattttttcattcaacaacgtgattcTTGCAATTATGATTAATGCCAAAGAGTTTTCCTTTTAGAGAaaactttcattaattaaaaaaattaaataaggacataattattttcgtttccctctctttttttgtttccctcctattttaatattcttTCCCTCCTACTAAATTCGTTTTTCACTTTCCCTTATTCGATTTGCCTAAATCTTGGCAAATCACACTACTAAAATGGagctttttagcgacggatttttccgtcgctaaaaagccCATATCCGTCGGGAATTgctttcccgacggatttcccGACGGACGTAATCCGTCGGGAAATGTGGCGTCGCTAAATACATTAGCGACGCCACAAAacaatccgtcgccaaatggcaAAGGTCCGTCGCCAAACGTGTCGCCAGGCGACGCGTTTGGCGACGTTCCAAGACGGAgttggcgacggatttaaatccgtcgccaacgtccgtcgccaaatggcgacagttttggcgacggatttatccgtcgccaattccgtattttaattttatgattgggtttagcgacggactttatccgtcgctaatccggacaaatccgtcgggaaattgacaaaaatcaagcataatttttttgattttttggctTTTTAAATGAATGCATACCCTGTTTAAATACGCATAAATTGACGCAAATTATAAAAACACCgaaaatatcataaatatatatatatatatatatatatatatatatatatataacgtaCGATACATGAAAATTGTATATCAAAAACGTCCCTACACTACAGTACTACAAATCTGTGACGTCGTCATCTGGGACAACGTCATCAGTAGCCGGTGGAGGCGGTGGTGGAGGCGGTGGTGGAGGAGTGGGTAAAACATCTCCCGGGGCCTGCTGCTGCATCGCCGCTGCAACCGCAATCTGGACCTGATCACGGATCGTATCCGCAAACTGAGCGATGAGATCAGTGCGGAACCTCGCATCGTCGGCTGGCGACATGGTCTGAGAGGAGCTGTCGGGTCGTCTACTAGAAGTACCCCGCTGCGAGGCTACGTACTCAGAACCAACTGAGCCTAATCCGTAGATACGCCGCTTCCTCACCCCCTCAACAGCAAGATAAACTTCGTCCGGATCCACTGGGGTAGATGCTGTACTCCCCTCGGCTGTCTGTGTAGCGGCCAACATCTCCTGCTCAAAACGCTCctacaataataatttaaaccaattagTTTCATATGAATTACATGTTTCAAACAACTTAAACgttatttctaataaaaattcggcagcatctcgtttataaaatgaacatcacccatttttcagggaaatcctgCAAACTTCAAATTGTACAAACTAGCACATATCAACAACCAAACCACTTAATTCAAAGGAACAACAAAAATacctaattcaaataaaataaattacgtGTTTCAAACAATTGAGATATTATATTCAAACTATTGAACTACTTAAACTATTTGAATACTACTTTCaatcaatataatattaaaaagataCTTACAGCCGCAATCCTCGCGCGCTCATCCACGAATCGGGTCGGGTCAGCCTTCAGAGTGTGCATCCGCTTATGCACCTCAGCATGTGTCGGCTCGCGCCCCAGCTCCCTAGCCTGCCAGACAAATGTAGTTATTTATAAGTTCATTTaacaacaaaatataacataaaatactataataattaaaataaaagataaataccAAAACCGCCTTATGCTTTAAAGCAGACATCGACCCTCCGGTATGTCGAACTGGTCCAGTGCCAGCTCCGGCcggctcgctcatccgattgGCCCGCGCCTGGGCTGATTTCTTCTTTGTCTCATCAGAGTCCCAAACTCTCTCCCAAGCCTGCCACACGTCGTCTGTAATAGACACGTCTCTCTCACGAGAAGTCTTGTAAGTGGACAACCTGTCAGAATACCGGTTCGCAGCATGCTTCTCGAAAGTACTTCGGATGACTCGTTCCTCGAATTCGTCCTCCCAGAAGAATTTTTCTGCAAAAgtgttaattttaacaaattaattaaaataataaatgtagattaaaaatataaaaattaaattaaattaccttAAACTCCTCGAAGTAAAAAGAAACAGCCTCCTCAGGCAAAAACCTCCAAGCGGTGCCTATTGCCCACCACCGACTCTGGAAGATTTCCCGCAACTCTCTAGATACCGTGCTTGTATCGAGCAACCTGGTCCTGTAAGTCAAAAATCAACATGacttagaaaaatattatatataacacATTTATTACtaagaaatataatttttttatttacctcTGTGCGTTGGGGATGACTCGGATTCTGCCAGTGGCATCCAATACTTCCCCCTCAACAGGCTGGCGCCGAGCTCGAGGTCTACGAGGTGCTGGAGCTGGCTGCACACCCTCTTGCGCCTCAGCCACCTCTGGAGGTGCTGTCTGGTCGTCCTCCTCCTCAACAACCGCTAGTGTGGGGGGCCGAGTCCGGCCCGTCCCACTAGCACTCCTCCCTCGCATATCTgcaaataaatcaatattaaacacataacatatttacatatacatataaatcataaaacaaaaTCAGTTTTTGAATGAACATCTAAGATATAACTACCTAATACAAAATTTACCTACTAATCGTCATCGTCATCGTCTTCAAGTATATCTTCTTCGTCTGATATTGACGGAACTTGTTCTTCGTCCTCCACCTCTGGAGGAGCGAAAAACACATCTGTTTCAACTTCCCCAACCGGATCAACCAAAATTCTTGAACCGTCATCTATTATAACGTTTAGAGGTTGTTCTATAATGTCCTCTTGAAACGCTGGAGTAATGGAATCAGGCATGTCTATCTCTGATCTGGCCCTCATCTTACATACTGTCCACCAATTGACCTTATCTTTCTTTTTACTTGGATATGTGCAGTAATGTACTTGACCGGACTGTCCAGCCAAAATAAATGGTTCGTATTTTCCGTATTTCCGTTTATGATTGACGTCCACAATATTATATCGAGGATGCACTGACATACCTCTATCAGTCGGATCGAACCAGTTACACTTGAACAAGACAGTCCTCTTAATTGGCAGAGCCGGGTACTCCAACTCAAAAACATCTGTTAGTATTCCGTAAAAATCACTTTCCGTTGGAGCGTAGAGTGATCCTTTGACGCAAACTCCACTATTCATGGTTAATTGATTCTCCCCATAAGCCTTTGTTTGAAATTTAAACCCGTTTACAAAATATCCTTGAAAATGGTTAGCTTGCCTAAGCGGTCCCTTAGCCAGACTCGAAATATACGGATTACTTATATAGTTAGTTTGCGCCTGTACCACATAAATGAATACTTGTCAGACCTTTTACATAAGTACGAGATAattgtgaaaaattattttggatACTTACATATCGTTCAAACCACGAGGCAAATTCAGTCTCGAGCTTCACTTCTACTTGTACTTGGGTAATTCCGGGAATGATTTCGTACAACTCGTCAACatacaaactttaaaaagaaCCCAATATTTGTTATTACAGTAAAGTCATGtatttgacaaataaatttaaaagtagaGTACGACTTACTCCTTGTAATGCTCGATTTCAGGACAGTTCAAAAGAATGTAACTATGGGCGGCGGTGTATTCGTCCTCCTCCAAACTTCGTTTTTTAGAAGCACCTATAGGTCGGCCATTCGGTTTGAAGATTGATAGCCGATCTACATCATCATCCACGACATCATCACGTGTCTCGTTTCGTTGCAGTCGGTCAGGCAGCGTCGGATCACCGTCATTAAAGTAAAATGACGCAAATTTGGCGATTTCTTCGTACAAATATCCAGTGGCAATGCTACCTTCCACTTTAGCTTTGTTGGTCACTTTCCGTTTCAATTTTCTCAGATATCTGTGCAATCAAATTATTACGGTGttaacaaatttttttgatagttttcaatgaattttaaaattaaaaaatacttaaCCTTTCAAAGGGATACATCCACCGATATTGCACAGGGCCTGCCAGCTTCGCTTCGTAGGGTAGGTGTATAGGAAGATGTTCCATTGAATCAAAAAAGCTGGGCGGAAAGATACGTTCCAATTTGCACAATATTTTCGCAATGTCTTTCTCCATCTCAATTAGGTCGTCCTCTTTAAGCGTTGTGCAAGTCAGGTCTTTAAAGAAGATGCTCAACTCTGTAATAGGTTCCCACACGGACGGATGAAGAAATTCTCGAAAAGCAATTGGCAAGAGACGCTGCATGAAAACATGACAGTCGTGGCTTTTCATACCGTTCATTTTCAGCTTTTTCAAATCAACACACCTACCCAAGTTCGACACATGCCCATCCGGGAACTTCAACTCTTTAACCCATTCCAGTAGAGCTTGTTTTGCGTTTTTGTCTAAAGCATATATTGCCTTCGGATATTGCCCGATTGATGGATTAAATGCCAAGTCCGGACGATTACAAATATCATTCAACTCTTCTCTGGACTTAGCATGGTCTTTGGTCTTCCCAGGAACATTAAGCACTGTATTGAAAAtgttgtcaaatacatttttctcaGTATGCATGACATCCAGATTATGACGAATCATATTCGTTTTCCAATACGGCAAATCCCAAAATATGCTTTTCTTATGCCACCCATGATGCTTTGATTTATGAGCATTCGTCTCCTGAGCTCCAACCTCGTATGCCTTTTTAAAACCAAGGCTATCAATCTCTTGTTCAATTTCCTCTCCAGTTCTGTATCCCCTGAatgattttctttctttgtaGCCCTTTTTAAAATCCGTAGTGTTATTACGGTACGAATGTTCAGGTGGTAAGAACTTtctgtggcaatcaaaccacgattgtttaCCACTCTTCGGAAGGGTAATTGCATCAGTTTCTTCCATACAGTGAGGACATGCCCGTTTACCCGATGTGCTCCATCCAGACAGCATTGAATAAGCCGGAAAATCAATGATCGTCCACATAAGAGCGGctttcaattgaaaattttgccGCCTATGAATGTCATATGTCCGCGTCCCAAATTCCCACAAATGGTTCAGTTCTGCTATTAGCGGCTGTAGGAAAATATCCAAACTGCCTTTTGGACTATTGGGTCCGGGAACAAGAACCGTTAGAAACATGAACTCGTCTTTCATGGCCATGCCAGGAGGCAAGTTATACGGAGTCATAATTACCGGCCATGACGAGTATTGTTGCCCAAATgcaccaaatggttgaaacccatccGTACACAACCCCAATCTGATATTTCTAACTTCTGCTGCAAAATCTTGATGTAACTCCGAAAAGTGTTTCCAAGCTGGCGAGTCAGACGGATGATTCATCACACCATTCTCCATCTCGTGCTCGGCGTGGCACCTCATATGTTTAGCTGTTGCCCtagaagcgtacaacctctgcagcctcggagttaaaggaaaataatgcatttttttataaggcacattcgtctttcttctttttgaattacCCGCAGTAGCTGGTTTCCACCTGTCATGCCCGCATACTTTACACAAAGTCAAACCCGCATCGTCACCCCAGTATATCATACACATATTTTTACAGCAGTCAATCACCTCAACTGGAAGCCCAAGCCCTCTGACTAGCTTTTTAATGCTGTACAAATTTTTTGCTAACTTGTTGTCTTTAGGCAACAGCTGATGTACAAGCTCGCTCATTTCATTCATCAGACCGTCAGATGCTTGAAATCGGCACTTGAATTCTAAAAATTTTACGGCTGCAGACAAAGCGGAGTGTCTGTCATTCCCAGGCCATATGGGTTCTtcggccgcacgcatcatatcataaaacttcTGAGCTTCTGCATTCGGAGGCTCTTCTGCCCATACTTCGGGACCACCAGCATCAGTAACCATTCTCTGGAATGAACTGCAACCCTCGTCTTCATTACTATGCTCCCACATGTTGTCCGCTTGCAGAACATTAACAGGCACCTCGACCCTCCTATTTTCCTCACCATGGTGAGTCCAGACGTGGTAATTACTCACAAACCCGTCTGTGTAGAGATGAAACTCCACTTCGTCAACAGTTCGAAAAGCAGTGTTCCGGCATTTGGGTTTAGGGCAAGGGCATTTAATTTGAGCCCCACTCATACACTCGGGGTGTTGCACAACAAAGTTCAAAAACTCCCTAACGTTACTAATATACCCTTCAGTCAACAATCCTCTGACCAGTCTCCCactatacatccaactgcgaTCTGAATTCATTTCTGTAGCACGTACATTTAGGTGGGTTTAATAGTCGGTGacagcaaagtcaatgtaattgaccgCTTAAAAAGGTAgggccctatcccattcgcaaaactgggtCTACTTAATAcgatcacgatatatgcataaatacggagaaaaatatttggcaGCCTTCCGGCGCAGTTCTCCAAGTGCATTATCAAATATATGCTGAATAACGCCAAATACATATTCCGTTAGGAAATATCGTTACACGGCATATACTAGATAGCCACCCGAAGAACATACGACGGAAATactaccaaatatttttctaccgcatctacacatatatttttttccgtGATCGAATTACGTAGACACcagttttacgaactgtacacacgtacaatcccgtgtcgttcaatctcttgaggACACGGGACGGGTTTTCTACGGCTAGGTGagattttattcggtgtgaataaaatcctttttagtttgttttaagTTCATTTAGTCTACTATAattgaacaaaataaaaaataataagcaATAATACTTACTTGTTGTAGAGCAGAACCGCACAGAAAAGATGTTACAAAGCCCCGGGAGCGGTAATCGGGAACCGTAAGCGGAACACGAACCTACAAGCGGACATAAATAGTAGCAAATGAGTATTATATTGTTATAGAAAATCCGGCAgcatttcccctaaaaatggccatcacccatttttcagggaaaacCTGCAAATAAactatttacaattttaaaatattcaacaaCCCAAATTCATGCCAATTACTGAATTAAATTTATGCGATAATTTCTAAATAATGAACtaaattaaatatctaaatcactataaaaattaaaccaaaaaaaattaacctatAATGGATGaacataaataatcaaatacaacTAACATAATTTAACcataaataaacatttaaaatctaattaatcaaaaaattaaaaattctaatctaaataaatattattttaaccagaattataatttaattaaaaaataatat is part of the Mercurialis annua linkage group LG3, ddMerAnnu1.2, whole genome shotgun sequence genome and encodes:
- the LOC126672456 gene encoding uncharacterized protein LOC126672456, giving the protein MRGRSASGTGRTRPPTLAVVEEEDDQTAPPEVAEAQEGVQPAPAPRRPRARRQPVEGEVLDATGRIRVIPNAQRTRLLDTSTVSRELREIFQKKFFWEDEFEERVIRSTFEKHAANRYSDRLSTYKTSRERDVSITDDVWQAWERVWDSDETKKKSAQARANRMSEPAGAGTGPVRHTGGSMSALKHKAVLARELGREPTHAEVHKRMHTLKADPTRFVDERARIAAERFEQEMLAATQTAEGSTASTPVDPDEVYLAVEGVRKRRIYGLGSVGSEYVASQRGTSSRRPDSSSQTMSPADDARFRTDLIAQFADTIRDQVQIAVAAAMQQQAPGDVLPTPPPPPPPPPPPATDDVVPDDDVTDL